From Nerophis lumbriciformis linkage group LG11, RoL_Nlum_v2.1, whole genome shotgun sequence, one genomic window encodes:
- the LOC133610942 gene encoding troponin T, slow skeletal muscle-like, protein MEKDLLELQTLIDVHFEQRKKEEEELIGLKDRIESRRAERAEQQRVRAEKERFRQTRIAEERQRKEEEEAKKRAEDDAKKKMVLSNMGAHFGGFLAKVEQKRGKKQTAREIKKKTLAERKMPLGIDNLREDGLRKRAGEMWEWIYQLESEKFELSEKMKRQKYEINVLLNRIHHAQKFKKVHGKGKVGGRWK, encoded by the exons ATGGAGAAAGATCTTCTGGAGCTCCAAACCCTGATTGACGTCCACTTTGAGCAGAGgaagaaagaggaggaggagttgATCGGGCTCAAAGACAGAATT GAGAGTCGCCGAGCGGAAAGAGCCGAGCAGCAGCGTGTGAGAGCGGAAAAGGAGCGGTTCAGACAGACAAGGATCGCG GAGGAAAGGCagaggaaggaggaggaggaggccaaGAAGAGGGCAGAGGACGACGCCAAAAAGAAGATGGTGCTCTCCAACATGGGGGCTCACTTTGGAGGATTCTTGGCTAAG GTAGAACAGAAGAGGGGCAAGAAGCAAACTGCCAGGGAGATCAAGAAGAAAACACTAGCTGAGAGGAAGATGCCGCTTGGTATCGACAATCTACGGGAAGATGGCTTGAG AAAGAGAGCCGGGGAGATGTGGGAGTGGATCTACCAGCTGGAGTCTGAGAAATTTGAACTGTCTGAGAAGATGAAGAGGCAGAAGTATGAG ATCAACGTCCTCCTGAACAGAATCCACCACGCTCAAAAGTT CAAAAAGGTGCACGGTAAAGGGAAGGTTGGAGGACGCTGGAAGTGA
- the LOC133610940 gene encoding carnitine O-palmitoyltransferase 1, liver isoform-like produces MAEAHQAVAFQFTVTPEGIDLKLSHQALTEIYRSGLRSWKKRVIRLKNSVITGVYPASPSSWLFVVIAILATMYTRSDPSMGLIAKIQEHLPVSQSMSTQCQAVLSAVLFSTLLWLLLIFTMRLCLKQLLSYHRWIFEQHGKMSNTTKVWVALVRIFSGRKPLLYSYQGSLPNLPLPTTKDTVKRYLESVRPLMDDAEYERMTKLAGEFESRLGNRLQWYLKLKCLWAANYVSDWWEEYVYLRGRSPIMVNSNYYGMDFLYVTPTPIQAARAGNTIHAFFLYRRKLNREELKPSRIPGTVIPLCAAQCERMFNTTRTPGEETDTVQHWQDSDYVAVYHRGRYFRLRLYQAGRLLSPREIEFQIQRILDDPSSPCPGEAKLGALTAGERIPWAQARSKYFSCGINKRSLDCIEKAAFFVTLDDDEQGMMGDDSSASLDRYAKCLLHGKCYDRWFDKSFSVVYFKNGKNGINAEHSWADAPVIAHLWEYVQATDCFQLGYNKEGHCKGDVDPSLARPQKLNWEIPPECEQQISRSLAVAQALADDVDFHVISFRDFGKGKIKKCRVSPDAFIQVALQLAYFRNRKTFCLTYEASMTRLFREGRTETVRSCTNESSTFVRALVGGESAEVCRHLFRAASEKHQLLYRMAMTGAGIDRHLFCLYVVSQYLGVESPFLKEVLSEPWRLSTSQTSVQQVELFDLVNHPEYISCGGGFGPVADDGYGVSYYILGDNLINFHISCKHSCPDTDAHEFGFHIKKALHDLLELMCPDQREPSKTEESRPEFKKNL; encoded by the exons ATGGCAGAAGCCCACCAGGCTGTGGCCTTCCAGTTCACAGTCACCCCAGAGGGCATTGATCTAAAGCTGTCCCATCAGGCCCTCACCGAGATCTACCGCTCTGGCCTTCGTTCTTGGAAGAAGCGTGTCATTAGGCTTAAG AACAGTGTGATAACAGGAGTGTATCCCGCCAGCCCCTCCTCTTGGCTTTTTGTCGTCATTGCAATCCTGGCCACCATGTACACTCGCTCCGATCCCTCCATGGGACTTATAGCCAAGATACAAGAGCACCTGCCTGTCAG CCAGTCTATGAGCACCCAGTGTCAGGCGGTGCTGTCAGCAGTGCTCTTCAGCACATTACTTTGGCTCCTGCTCATCTTCACCATGCGCCTGTGCCTCAAGCAGCTCCTGTCCTACCACCGCTGGATCTTCGAGCAGCACGGCAAGATGTCCAACACCACCAAAGTCTGGGTG GCACTGGTGCGTATCTTCTCTGGCCGAAAGCCTCTACTCTACAGTTACCAGGGCTCACTGCCAAACCTGCCTTTACCCACCACCAAGGACACGGTCAAAAGG TATCTGGAGTCAGTGCGTCCGCTCATGGATGACGCGGAGTATGAACGGATGACTAAGCTGGCTGGCGAGTTTGAGAGCCGCCTGGGCAATCGACTTCAGTGGTACCTCAAACTCAAATGTCTGTGGGCTGCCAACTAT GTTAGTGACTGGTGGGAAGAATATGTCTACTTGCGAGGACGGAGCCCGATAATGGTCAACAGTAACTACTATGGCATG GACTTCCTGTATGTGACCCCGACACCTATACAGGCAGCCCGTGCAGGCAACACCATCCACGCATTCTTCCTATACCGCCGCAAACTCAACAGAGAAGAGCTTAAACCT AGTCGTATACCCGGCACTGTCATTCCTCTGTGTGCGGCTCAGTGTGAGAGGATGTTCAACACCACACGCACTCCTGGAGAGGAGACGG ACACTGTTCAGCACTGGCAGGACAGCGACTATGTGGCTGTATACCACAGAGGACGCTACTTTCGGCTCAGGTTGTACCAGGCTGGTAGACTCCTGTCCCCCAGGGAGATTGAATTCCAGATTCAGAGGATCCTCGATGACCCTTCCTCTCCCTGCCCTGGAGAAGCTAAACTTGGTGCTCTTACTGCCGGCGAAAG AATTCCATGGGCTCAAGCCAGGAGCAAGTACTTCAGCTGCGGAATCAACAAGCGCTCACTTGACTGTATTGAGAAAGCTGCGTTTTTCGTGACCCTAGATGACGACGAGCAAGGCATGATGGGGGATGACTCATCTGCGAGTCTAGACCGCTATGCAAAGTGTTTGTTGCATGGGAAGTGTTATGACAG GTGGTTTGATAAGTCTTTCTCAGTGGTCTACTTCAAGAACGGTAAGAATGGCATCAATGCGGAGCACTCGTGGGCCGACGCACCAGTGATAGCGCACCTGTGGGAG TACGTCCAGGCCACTGACTGTTTCCAGCTGGGCTACAATAAAGAGGGTCACTGCAAAGGAGACGTGGATCCATCTCTTGCACGACCTCAGAAGCTCAACTGGGAAATCCCTCCAGAG TGCGAGCAGCAGATCTCTCGCTCCCTGGCTGTGGCCCAAGCCTTAGCAGACGACGTAGACTTCCATGTGATATCCTTCCGAGACTTTGGTAAGGGAAAGATCAAGAAGTGCAGAGTCAGTCCAGATGCGTTCATTCAGGTGGCTCTTCAGTTGGCCTACTTTAGG AATCGGAAGACATTTTGCCTCACCTATGAGGCCTCCATGACCCGTCTATTCAGAGAAGGCAGGACCGAGACGGTTCGGTCCTGCACCAATGAGAGCAGTACCTTTGTCAGAGCGCTAGTGGGTGGAGAA TCCGCAGAAGTCTGCAGGCATTTGTTCCGCGCTGCTTCAGAGAAGCACCAGCTTCTTTACCGCATGGCAATGACCGGCGCTGGCATCGACAGACACCTCTTTTGCCTCTATGTCGTGTCCCAGTACCTTGGAGTGGAGTCACCGTTCCTTAAAGAG GTTCTGTCAGAGCCATGGAGGCTGTCCACCAGTCAAACATCCGTCCAGCAGGTAGAGCTGTTTGACCTAGTGAACCATCCTGAGTACATTTCCTGTGGAGGAGGCTTTGGGCCG GTGGCTGATGATGGTTATGGGGTGTCTTACTACATTTTGGGTGACAATCTGATCAACTTCCACATCTCCTGCAAGCACTCGTGCCCCGACACT GATGCTCATGAGTTTGGCTTTCACATCAAAAAAGCCTTGCACGACTTGCTGGAGCTGATGTGCCCGGACCAGAGAGAGCCCAGCAAAACTGAAGAGAGTCGACCTGAATTCAAGAAAAACCTTTAG